A window of the Isosphaera pallida ATCC 43644 genome harbors these coding sequences:
- a CDS encoding DPP IV N-terminal domain-containing protein, with product MSYSAMVPLRAWQFIALTFVLSLAGWPFAASADAPASLPTIAERSNYQETATYEQVVDHLRQLAQRHPDVIRLGDYGRSFQGRPLPHLILAQPPIDTPEAVANSGKLVVLATGAIHAGEVCGKEALPALVRDLAETHSPLLNDLVFIVAPILNPDGNDAFGPIEQNRPGQHGPARVGTRENAQRLDLNRDWMKLETPELRGLVDLMNRCQPHVVIETHTTNGSAIRHTMTYDGSKHPAASPALRDYLRNDLLPGAGADLERATGFTSTFYGYFDRAGERWLSYPGHARYGTNYQGLRGCVSVLTEAYSHAPYKDRVIATREYVRAILERVARDRDQVHALCQQARRESQGQVGDPIAIRERIKPVSQPLVVQGYERHSDQNAPKDYTVSWMNDIVADETVPRPFAYLLPPEASQAVATLERHGLTVQTLSEPIELELEVDRIDALEHSERTFQNHRLLTVGTTRRTLSRVVPAGWRVVPATQPLGTLAVLLLEPRSDDGLTAWNAFDDLLEVGGDHPVARLATAPTRPLPITPIAVTPPAELASPRSGPNVSTLQEQDPPKAVRREPDPGPWLDADHWLTPDRRNKVHARTGEITPLDGPLPELPVANRLRGELGGVAVPGYVSPDGQWRVQVSNLNLTITHTTTKETRQLTHDGGGPIRNGDASYVYWEEVFDRDSKAFWWSPDSRHLAFIRFDETPVPPLPVLDAISFTPSPRPAYPRVGEPNPPVKLGIVAIDQEDGQQASPVFFDPPDNPDGSHLIVRAYWRPDGQEVYAYVLDRNQTWLDVYAINLKGEARKLFRETTGAWVETWEAPIHLKDGSFLFLSERDGYRHLYRYSRDGALLGQVTRGDWAIHRLLRVDEENDRILFTSRKDEPVGMALYSTRMDGSNLKRLTPGPGVHLVSLAPEGPLFLDRVSTHTTPTTITLRSVEDGLAIRTINTDTSTSSDSANPGGSKVELVAIPTADGDTIYAEIITPADLDESMVYPVYLSVYGGPRFPAVSDSWKGGRVRDQALNAQGYIVFRVDPRSASDISAKSAWLAYKRLGVTELHDLETALEWLKNERPYCDTSRVGIVGASYGGFMAAFALTHSDKFAAGVADAAVTDWRDYDTIYTERYMLTPKENPKGYQETSVVEAATKLKGKLLIVHGGRDFNVPVQNAFKLAHALQRANLEFEFMIYPTAGHGGFGAHAVKLSRDFLKRALGDPRPRADAEDQADR from the coding sequence GTGAGTTATTCCGCCATGGTTCCCCTCCGCGCGTGGCAGTTCATCGCCCTCACGTTTGTCCTCTCGCTGGCCGGGTGGCCGTTCGCCGCCTCCGCCGACGCGCCGGCCTCACTTCCCACCATTGCCGAACGATCCAACTATCAAGAGACTGCTACGTATGAGCAGGTCGTCGATCATTTGCGGCAGCTGGCTCAACGGCATCCCGACGTGATTCGTCTGGGTGACTACGGCCGATCGTTTCAGGGCCGCCCCCTGCCCCACCTGATCTTGGCCCAGCCGCCCATCGACACCCCGGAAGCCGTTGCCAATTCGGGCAAACTCGTGGTATTGGCCACCGGCGCGATCCACGCGGGCGAAGTCTGTGGCAAGGAGGCGCTGCCTGCCCTGGTCCGCGACCTCGCTGAAACCCATTCGCCCCTGTTGAACGATCTGGTGTTCATCGTGGCACCGATCCTCAACCCCGACGGCAACGACGCCTTTGGTCCAATCGAGCAAAACCGCCCCGGCCAACACGGCCCCGCGCGCGTCGGCACCCGCGAAAACGCCCAACGGCTCGACCTCAACCGCGACTGGATGAAGCTCGAAACCCCCGAGTTGCGCGGCTTGGTCGATCTGATGAATCGGTGTCAACCCCATGTGGTGATTGAGACCCACACCACCAACGGGTCGGCGATTCGGCACACCATGACCTACGACGGCTCCAAACACCCCGCCGCCTCGCCGGCTCTGCGGGACTATCTCCGTAACGACCTGTTGCCGGGAGCCGGGGCCGACCTGGAGCGCGCCACTGGCTTCACCTCGACCTTCTACGGTTACTTCGACCGCGCTGGGGAGCGCTGGTTGTCCTACCCCGGTCACGCCCGCTACGGCACCAACTATCAAGGGCTGCGGGGCTGCGTGTCGGTCCTTACCGAAGCGTACAGCCACGCACCTTACAAGGATCGCGTGATCGCCACCCGTGAATACGTCCGCGCTATTTTGGAGCGCGTGGCCCGCGACCGCGACCAGGTCCACGCCCTTTGCCAACAGGCCCGCCGAGAAAGCCAAGGACAGGTGGGTGACCCTATCGCTATCCGCGAACGAATCAAACCGGTGAGTCAACCACTGGTCGTACAAGGGTATGAGCGGCATTCCGATCAAAACGCGCCCAAAGATTACACGGTCTCCTGGATGAATGACATCGTCGCCGACGAGACCGTGCCCCGGCCCTTCGCCTACCTGCTGCCCCCCGAGGCGTCGCAAGCGGTGGCGACCCTCGAACGTCACGGCCTCACGGTCCAGACCCTGAGTGAACCGATCGAACTGGAACTCGAAGTCGATCGGATCGACGCTCTGGAACACTCTGAACGCACCTTCCAAAACCATCGCCTGCTCACCGTCGGAACCACCCGGCGCACACTGAGCCGGGTGGTTCCCGCTGGTTGGCGGGTCGTTCCGGCCACCCAGCCGCTGGGAACCCTTGCCGTTTTGTTGCTGGAACCCCGCTCCGACGACGGCTTGACCGCCTGGAACGCCTTCGACGACCTGTTGGAAGTCGGTGGCGACCACCCCGTAGCGCGACTGGCCACCGCGCCGACCCGTCCTCTGCCCATCACACCAATCGCCGTCACGCCACCCGCGGAATTGGCCTCGCCTAGGTCGGGCCCCAATGTCTCGACACTTCAAGAGCAGGACCCACCCAAAGCCGTTCGTCGGGAGCCAGACCCCGGCCCTTGGCTTGATGCTGACCACTGGCTGACTCCCGATCGTCGCAACAAGGTCCACGCCCGCACCGGCGAGATCACCCCGCTGGACGGCCCGTTGCCCGAGTTGCCGGTGGCCAACCGTCTAAGAGGCGAACTTGGCGGCGTCGCCGTCCCCGGCTATGTCTCGCCCGACGGCCAATGGCGCGTCCAGGTCAGCAACCTGAACCTGACAATCACCCACACGACAACCAAGGAAACCCGACAACTGACCCATGACGGCGGCGGTCCGATTCGCAACGGCGATGCCAGCTACGTGTACTGGGAGGAGGTGTTCGACCGCGACAGTAAGGCGTTCTGGTGGTCGCCCGACTCGCGGCATTTGGCCTTCATCCGGTTCGACGAGACCCCCGTTCCGCCCCTGCCGGTACTCGACGCCATCAGCTTCACCCCCTCGCCCCGCCCGGCCTATCCCCGCGTCGGCGAACCCAACCCGCCGGTGAAACTCGGGATCGTGGCGATCGACCAGGAGGACGGACAACAGGCGTCCCCCGTCTTCTTCGACCCGCCCGACAACCCCGACGGCTCCCACCTCATCGTTCGCGCCTACTGGCGTCCCGACGGCCAGGAAGTCTATGCCTATGTTCTTGATCGGAATCAAACCTGGCTCGACGTGTACGCGATCAACCTCAAAGGCGAGGCCCGCAAGCTGTTCCGCGAGACCACCGGCGCGTGGGTCGAAACCTGGGAAGCTCCGATTCACCTGAAGGACGGCTCGTTCCTGTTCCTCTCCGAACGGGACGGCTACCGCCATCTCTACCGCTACTCCCGCGACGGCGCGTTGTTGGGACAGGTGACCCGGGGCGATTGGGCGATTCACCGCCTGCTCAGGGTCGATGAGGAGAACGACCGGATTTTGTTCACGTCCCGCAAGGACGAACCGGTCGGCATGGCGCTTTACTCCACTCGGATGGACGGCTCCAACCTCAAACGACTCACTCCCGGGCCCGGCGTCCACCTGGTCTCCCTCGCGCCCGAGGGTCCGCTGTTTTTGGATCGAGTCTCGACCCATACCACCCCAACCACGATCACCCTGCGGTCGGTCGAGGATGGCCTGGCGATTCGCACCATCAACACCGACACGAGTACCAGTTCTGACTCCGCCAATCCCGGCGGTTCCAAGGTGGAATTGGTGGCGATTCCCACGGCGGATGGCGACACAATTTATGCCGAGATTATCACGCCTGCCGATCTGGATGAGTCGATGGTGTATCCGGTGTACCTCTCCGTATACGGCGGCCCGCGTTTTCCCGCGGTCTCTGACTCCTGGAAGGGAGGACGGGTGCGCGACCAGGCGCTGAACGCGCAGGGGTACATCGTTTTCCGGGTCGATCCCCGCTCGGCCTCCGACATCTCTGCCAAATCGGCCTGGTTGGCTTACAAGCGTCTGGGAGTGACGGAACTTCACGACCTCGAAACGGCGCTGGAGTGGCTCAAGAACGAGCGTCCTTACTGCGACACCTCCCGCGTCGGTATCGTCGGAGCCAGCTACGGCGGCTTCATGGCGGCCTTCGCCTTAACCCACTCCGACAAGTTCGCCGCCGGCGTCGCCGACGCCGCTGTGACCGATTGGCGCGATTACGACACCATTTACACTGAACGGTATATGCTCACACCCAAGGAGAATCCCAAGGGTTATCAGGAGACTTCGGTGGTCGAAGCTGCCACCAAACTCAAGGGGAAGCTGCTGATCGTCCACGGTGGGCGGGATTTCAACGTGCCAGTGCAAAACGCCTTCAAACTGGCGCACGCGCTGCAGCGCGCCAATCTGGAGTTCGAGTTCATGATTTATCCGACCGCCGGACATGGCGGATTTGGAGCTCACGCGGTTAAACTGTCGCGTGACTTCCTCAAACGCGCGTTGGGTGATCCTCGTCCCCGCGCCGATGCCGAGGACCAAGCCGACCGTTGA